In Candidatus Sericytochromatia bacterium, a genomic segment contains:
- a CDS encoding DUF47 family protein, whose amino-acid sequence MFRLIPREESFFDLLEASSRNVLAGARLLRDLAEDYRDVPGRFQKLTDAEHVGDKVTHQILEKLNKTFVTPLDREDIHALTIDLDNIIDSTELVADRLLLYRIDRPTDLLITMVRLLERCCEQIDQAVPLLRNPRRHREILPHVVEINRLENEADKLNRAALSALFDQPRDVLHVIKWKEVYDTIESAIDMTEDVAGRLHGIVLKNA is encoded by the coding sequence GTGTTTCGCTTGATTCCGCGGGAAGAGAGTTTCTTCGACTTGCTCGAGGCGTCTTCTCGGAATGTCCTGGCCGGCGCCCGGTTGCTGCGTGACCTGGCCGAAGATTACCGAGATGTGCCCGGTCGCTTCCAGAAGCTCACCGACGCGGAGCACGTGGGGGACAAGGTCACCCACCAGATTCTCGAAAAGCTGAACAAGACCTTTGTCACGCCGCTCGACCGCGAGGACATTCACGCCCTGACCATCGACCTGGACAACATCATCGATTCCACCGAACTGGTGGCGGATCGGCTGCTGTTGTATCGGATTGATCGACCGACTGACCTGCTGATCACGATGGTGCGCCTGCTTGAGCGTTGCTGCGAGCAGATTGACCAGGCGGTCCCGTTGCTGCGAAACCCTCGTCGGCATCGTGAAATCCTGCCGCACGTGGTCGAGATCAACCGCCTGGAAAATGAAGCCGACAAGCTGAACCGCGCCGCCCTCAGTGCGCTGTTTGACCAGCCACGGGATGTCTTGCACGTGATCAAGTGGAAAGAGGTTTACGACACCATCGAGTCGGCGATTGATATGACCGAGGACGTGGCCGGTCGCCTCCACGGAATCGTGTTGAAGAATGCCTGA